In a single window of the Rhodamnia argentea isolate NSW1041297 chromosome 2, ASM2092103v1, whole genome shotgun sequence genome:
- the LOC125313948 gene encoding disease resistance protein L6-like → MDVIRKKQGTKEIVALKLGGQSQVCNISSEDISRLVNLRFLELDGGNFVGDFQNLLLELKWLSWQNCPSEFQATNFSPNYLVVLKISESDITNDWGGWSQIMVKSSASREL, encoded by the exons ATGGATGTTATTCGAAAGAAACAG GGAACCAAAGAAATAGTAGCACTCAAACTAGGGGGACAATCTCAAGTGTGCAATATTTCAAGTGAAGACATTTCAAGGCTGGTAAATTTAAGGTTCCTTGAATTGGATGGAGGGAACTTTGTAGGGGACTTCCAAAATCTCCTCTTGGAGCTAAAATGGCTCTCTTGGCAAAATTGTCCGTCAGAGTTCCAAGCTACAAACTTTTCTCCCAACTATCTAGTTGTCctcaaaatttcagaatccgaTATTACAAATGATTGGGGTGGATGGAGCCAAATCATG GTTAAAAGCTCTGCATCTCGTGAGTTGTAG